From bacterium, the proteins below share one genomic window:
- a CDS encoding tetratricopeptide repeat protein, translating to MRKLIVVLSLAVVWMFTVASSPVVTGAKVRIKAKKYDEAIKVLEDSKAEYPNDPELYYYLGRAYAGTAKWAPAGDNFSKALTLNPDKELKKEIEKWRDFHWSSFVKEGSALLQQKRYDIAIDKYVLANKINPDRKESWANLGVAQLESGRAFDEAQPPKPDSAKILYEGSIDSFKKALELDPTNETFIKNLAQAYTIAGKEDEAIGIYEKCLENNPDDSQIKERLVTLYMTRQDFEAAARIFDTMLSDAGAELGAADYFNAASCYYQIYMGLSKKEDQASKDKAAEFLHKAAGAYTSVLEETPNDCEAATQLYYTYINLENWPKVIETIEGMMKNGCQRDYPTLQNLGVAYVKVGNKEKGVEVFKEAEALKASDAGKK from the coding sequence ATGCGCAAGCTGATCGTAGTCCTGTCGCTGGCCGTGGTCTGGATGTTCACAGTGGCATCCTCCCCCGTGGTGACCGGAGCAAAGGTGAGAATCAAGGCCAAAAAGTACGATGAGGCGATAAAGGTCCTTGAGGACAGCAAAGCCGAGTATCCGAACGATCCCGAGCTGTACTACTACCTGGGCCGGGCCTATGCCGGCACGGCCAAATGGGCCCCTGCGGGCGATAATTTCAGCAAGGCGCTCACTCTCAATCCGGACAAGGAACTGAAGAAAGAGATCGAGAAGTGGCGCGACTTCCACTGGTCGTCGTTCGTCAAGGAAGGTTCGGCGCTGCTGCAGCAGAAGCGCTATGACATCGCCATCGACAAGTATGTCCTGGCCAACAAGATCAATCCAGACCGCAAGGAAAGCTGGGCCAACCTGGGTGTGGCGCAGCTCGAGAGCGGACGCGCCTTCGATGAGGCCCAGCCCCCGAAGCCGGACAGCGCCAAGATCCTGTACGAGGGTTCCATCGATTCGTTCAAGAAAGCGCTGGAGCTCGATCCGACCAACGAAACGTTCATCAAGAACCTGGCTCAGGCCTATACGATCGCCGGCAAGGAAGACGAGGCGATCGGGATTTACGAAAAATGCCTGGAAAACAACCCGGATGACTCTCAGATCAAGGAACGCCTGGTCACCCTGTACATGACCCGCCAGGATTTCGAAGCCGCCGCCCGTATCTTCGACACCATGCTCTCCGATGCCGGGGCCGAGTTGGGCGCCGCCGATTATTTCAACGCCGCCAGTTGCTACTACCAGATTTACATGGGCCTGTCCAAGAAAGAGGACCAGGCCTCCAAGGACAAGGCGGCCGAGTTCCTGCACAAGGCCGCGGGCGCTTACACCAGCGTGCTGGAGGAAACTCCTAACGATTGCGAGGCCGCGACCCAGCTCTATTACACCTATATCAACCTCGAAAACTGGCCGAAAGTGATCGAGACCATCGAGGGCATGATGAAGAACGGTTGCCAGCGCGATTACCCGACCCTGCAGAACCTGGGCGTGGCTTACGTGAAGGTTGGCAACAAGGAAAAGGGCGTCGAGGTGTTCAAAGAGGCTGAGGCGCTCAAGGCGAGCGACGCGGGTAAGAAGTAG
- a CDS encoding response regulator, with protein MPAHQRILVVEDDPLVRQSFVRLIAEEHYEVHSAGSCREGLVMIKENRFDLILTDIRLGDDNGLKILAQAKKLDPRVVVFMITGFSSMDSMKRAMRKGAEDYIVKPVDTELLLMKIKNVLERQSGRNLPGQAPA; from the coding sequence ATGCCCGCACACCAGAGGATTCTTGTGGTGGAGGACGATCCGCTGGTACGGCAGAGTTTCGTGCGCCTGATCGCGGAGGAGCACTACGAGGTTCACAGCGCCGGAAGTTGCCGCGAGGGCCTGGTCATGATCAAGGAAAATCGCTTCGACCTGATCCTGACCGATATCCGCCTGGGCGATGACAACGGGCTGAAAATCCTGGCCCAGGCCAAGAAACTGGACCCCCGGGTGGTGGTGTTCATGATAACCGGGTTCAGCTCGATGGACAGTATGAAACGCGCCATGCGCAAGGGAGCCGAGGACTATATAGTCAAACCGGTCGACACCGAGCTGTTACTGATGAAAATCAAGAATGTGCTGGAGCGCCAGAGCGGCCGCAACCTTCCCGGCCAGGCCCCCGCCTGA